CTACATATTCAATTATATGGAGATGAAGAAAAATTATCTACACTAGTAACTGCACATAATCGATTACAAGTGATACATACAGACGAAGTTATTGAAGGAACTGATGAACCAGTACGTGCCGTCCGGAAAAAGAAAAACTCTTCCATGGTCAAAATGGCGGAAGCTGTGAAAAATGGAAAAGTGGATGCATGTGTTTCTGCTGGAAATACGGGTGCTTTAATGGCGGCGGGTTTATTTGTAGTTGGACGCATTGACCAGGTAGACCGACCTGCGCTGGCACCAACTTTACCTACGCTTGATGGGAAAGGTTTTGTCATGTTGGATTTAGGGGCAAATTCGGATGCAAAACCAGAACACTTAGCACAATTTGCTGTTATGGGTAGCGTCTATGCTGAAAAAGTTCGAGGCATTACAAACCCACGAGTTGGATTATTGAATATCGGTACCGAAGATAAAAAAGGAAATGAACTTACAAAAGAAGCGTTTATTCTTTTAAAAGATATGCCTATTAATTTCGTTGGAAATGTGGAATCTCGAGATTTATTGACAGGTGTGGCCGATGTTGTCGTGACGGATGGATTTACAGGCAATATGGTATTGAAATCGATTGAAGGTACTGCTTCGGGCATATTCACGTTGTTAAAAGAGGCTTTCAATACTTCTATGAAAACTAAAATTTCCGCGCTTTTAGTAAAAGACGAGCTTCGAGGATTAAAAACTAAATTAGACTACTCAGAATACGGAGGAGCAGGATTATTTGGTCTAAAAGCTCCTGTTATTAAAGCGCATGGTTCTTCCAATGCGAATGCTATTTTTCACGCTATTCGACAAGCTCGAACAATGGTAGAATATGATGTTTGTGGAATTATTCAAAGTACGTTAAGAAAGGAATTATCAAATGACTAAAATTGCATTTATTTTCCCAGGACAAGGCTCACAATCTGTTGGTATGGGACAACAATTAATCGGAAATGACCAGGAAAGCAAAAAATACTACGAAAAAGCAGACGAAGTATTAGGATTTTCTCTTTCAAATATAATGCTAGAAGGACCTGCAGAGGAACTAACGAAAACATATCACGCACAACCAGCATTACTTACAACAAGTACAATGATTGCCAAAAAACTGTTGGATGCGGGTATTTCACCTGAATATACTGCTGGTCATAGCTTAGGAGAATATTCGGCACTTGTTGCATCAAATGTTTTAAGTTTTGAAGATGCCGTTTTATTAGTTCATCAAAGAGGTTTATATATGAATGAAGCAGTTCCTGCAGGTGAAGGGGCAATGGCTGCGATTTTAGGTTTAGATAAGGACACTTTAGTTGAGGTGACGAAGGAAGTTTCTGAAGGTGGAGAAACTGTGCAAGTAGCCAATTTGAATTGTCCAGGTCAAATTGTTATTTCAGGAACAGCTGTCGGAGTGGAATTAGCATCTGCTAAAGCAAAAGAAGCAGGAGCGAAAAGAGCAATACCATTAGTAGTGAGTGGGCCATTCCATTCCGAATTAATGCGACCTGCTGCACATAAATTAAATACTGCTATTTCAGCTATTACATTACAAGATGCGAAAACACCTGTCATTTCAAATGTAACGGCCCTTCCTGTAACAGAAGCTTCAAATATACAGAACTTATTAGTAGAACAGCTTTATTCACCAGTTCGCTGGGAAGAATCCGTACAGAAGATGATTGAATTAGGAGTAACTACGTTTATCGAATGTGGTCCCGGCAAAGTCCTTAGTGGATTAGTAAAAAAAATCGATCGTTCTGTTACTACTTATTGTGTGTTTGATGAGGAATCGCTGCAACAAGTAATGACTGAATTAGGAGATGTTAAGCATGGGTAAATTAGACGGTAAATCAGCAATCGTAACAGGCGCTTCTCGTGGAATAGGGAAAGATATTGCACTTTATTTGGCTAAAGAAGGCGCGAAAGTCGCGGTGAACTATAGTGGGAGTAAAGAAAAAGCGGAAGCTGTCGTTGAGGAAATTAAATCTCTTGGTGGAGAAGCATTCGCAGTTCAAGCGAACGTGGATCATGCGGAAGACGTGCAAAAACTTATAAGTGAAACGATGGAAAACTTTGGCGCTATTGATATTCTTGTAAATAACGCAGGGATTACAAGGGATAATCTTCTTATGCGCATGAAAGAACAAGAGTGGGACGACGTGCTTAATACAAACCTTAAAGGTGTGTTCCTTTGTACAAAAGCTGTTACTCGTCAGATGATGAAGCAGCGTCATGGTCGTATTATTAATATCACTTCAATCGTTGGTGTTTCAGGTAATCCGGGACAAGCAAACTATGTAGCAGCAAAAGCTGGAGTAATTGGTTTAACCAAGTCGACTGCACTAGAGTTAGCGAGTCGTAATATTACGGTCAATTCTGTTGCACCGGGTTTTATAACAACAGATATGACAGATGCACTTTCGGAAGAAGTGAAAACACAGATGTTAAATCAGATTCCTCTTGCCAAGTTTGGGAATCCAGAGGATATTGCAAAAGCTGTAGCATTTTTAGCTTCAGATGATGCGAACTATATTACGGGTCAAACATTGCATGTAAATGGCGGCATGTATATGTAAGTTTTGCCTTTCATTAAAGAGAAGTTTTTTGTATAATCATTGAGGGGAGGTGACAAATGTGTCAACAGTTTTAGAACGCGTAAAAAAAGTAGTGGTAGATCGTCTAGGTGTCGATGAAAGCGAAGTAAAATTAGAAGCGTCTTTCCGTGATGATTTAGGTGCTGACTCTCTTGATGTAGTAGAATTAGTAATGGAACTTGAAGATGAGTTCGATATGGAAATTTCAGATGAAGATGCTGAAAACATTTCAACTGTAGGTAGTGCAGTTAGCTATATTGAAAGCAAACAAGGCTAATCTATTTAGCTGAGGAGACGTTCTACTTATTCCTTGCGAATAAGGATAGAACGTCTCTATTTCTTTTTGCACAATACCTTATAAACAGGTAAACTAGAGAGCATACATGTTAAGTTAGGAAGGCAGATTATTCATGAAAGTTAATCGTAAAAATATTCATTCGAAAAAAACAGTTTTCCCTGAAAGCGTAAAAGAACAATTTGTACAATTTCAACAACATTTTGAAGTTCAATTTGATAACCCAACATTATTGTATCAAGCCTTTACCCATTCATCTTATGTGAATGAGCATCGACGGAAGTTTTTTACCGATAATGAACGGCTGGAATTCCTAGGTGACGCCGTTTTAGAATTGTCTGTTTCTCAATATTTATTTCAACAATACACAGGGATGAGCGAAGGGGAGCTTACTAAACTCCGGGCGGCGATTGTTTGTGAGCCATCACTTGTGATATTTGCCAACGAACTAAACTTTGGAAAATATGTATTGCTTGGAAAAGGAGAAGAATTGACAGGTGGACGTGAACGACCAGCTTTACTAGCGGACGTATTTGAAGCATTTATCGGTGCATTATACTTAGATCAGGGATTAGAAACAGTCGTTGTATTTTTAAATAAGATTGTATTCCCTAAAATCGAACTCGGTGCTTTTTCGCATGTGATGGATTATAAAAGTCAACTACAAGAAGTTATTCAGCAACAAAATAATGGCATGATAAGCTATGAAATTGTCGAGGAAAAAGGGCCAGCGCATAACCGTACCTTTGTTTCTCGCGTTATGTTAAACACAAGAGAGCTTGGAATTGGTAAAGGGCGATCGAAAAAAGAAGCAGAACAACAAGCAGCAAGACTTGCGATTCTTGCATTAAAGGATCATGAACGGGAGGAATAAATTTGTTCCTTAAACGATTAGAGATAATAGGATTTAAATCATTTGCTGACCGAATTGGAATAGATTTTGTTCCGGGAGTAACTGCGGTAGTGGGTCCCAATGGTAGTGGGAAAAGTAATGTAACAGATGCAATTCGATGGGTGTTAGGGGAGCAATCCGCTAAATCCCTTCGAGGAGCAAAAATGGAAGATGTTATTTTTGCAGGAAGCGATTCAAGAAAAGCATTAAATTTTGCAGAAGTCACCATAATATTGGATAACACGGATCATCGAGTAGCACTCGATTTCGCAGAAATTAGTGTAACTAGAAGAGTATTTCGTTCTGGAGATAGTGAATATCTATTAAACAAGCAAACATGCAGATTGAAAGACATTACAGATTTATTTATGGATTCTGGGCTTGGAAAAGAAGCTTTTTCGATCATTTCTCAGGGGCGAGTAGATGAAATTTTAAATAGCCGACCTGAAGATAGAAGAACTATTTTTGAAGAAACTGCAGGAGTGCTTAAATATAAACAACGTAAGAAGAAAGCAGAATTCAAACTTATTGAGACAGATGACAATTTAAATCGAGTATTGGATATTTTACATGAATTAGATAGTCGGATGGAACCTCTTCAAATACAATCCTCGCTTGCGTCAGACTATTTGAAAATGTCTGATGAATTAAAGGGTATTGAAATTGCGGTTATCTCACATGATTTAAACTTATTTGTTCGAGAAAGCGCAGAACTACATACAAAACTCCAAGCACTTGAAGAAACGAAAAAAGCGCTTCTATTACAAATAAATGATATAGAAGCAAGCATTCAATCTGATAGAAAAGTAATGTCTAATATTGACGAAAAATTGGATGTTGGGCAAAGTGAACTAGTAGAAGCAAGCTCCGAATTAGAGCGTTTAGAGGGCAGAAAGCTTTTACTCGCAGAGAAAAAGCAAAATGCAAGCCAACAAATTTCTCAGTTAAGAAGAGCGCTGGTTGAAGAGCAAGAAAAGCTGGAAGTACTGGAATTTCAACTGAAAGAAAATAATGTATCTAAATCAGAAAAGCAAGTTCTACTAAAAGAACTTCGTTTAAAAAAACTACAAATTGAAACTGTTTTAAGTAAATCTGCCTCTGAGTTAGAAGAAGAGATAGAAGAATTAAAAAGTACTTATATTGATTTATTAAACGAAGAAGCAACCATGAAAAATGAAATGAAACATATGGAACAGCAACTTCAGTTTGAACTCATCTCTGCTGAAAAAATGATGGAAGATTATCGTGAAATAAAAGAAGAATTAGAGAAACTGACAAATCGCAAAAATGAACTAGACCTAACTCTTTCTTCTTGTCAGAAAGAGTTAGCAGACAAACTGCTCAATTTCAAAACAAAACGTGAAGTAGCTGAACAGCTTGAACGTGGGTTTGAAGAGCAACAAACGATGCTGCAAAAAGCATATCAAATGAAACATCAAATGCAAGCAAGAAAAGACTCTTTAGAAGAACTAGAATCTGAGTTTTCTGGATTCTTCCAAGGAGTAAAAGAAGTATTAATCGCACGTGATAAAAAAGAGTTGAATGGAATTCATGGTGCAGTAGCAGAGTTAATCCAAATTCCGCATACGTATATGAGCGCTATCGATACAGCTATCGGTCAACAGTCCCAACATATTATTACTGATACTAGTCAAGACGCGCGTGTGGCAATAGATTGGCTGAAAAAGAAAAGAGTAGGAAGAGCGACATTCCTTCCCCTTCAAGTGATGAAATCTCGTAAATTAAATGAGCAAACATTATCGGTGATTAAACAGCATCCATCTTTTGTAAATACAGCAGATAAACTAGTAAATTACAATGATGGGTATCAAATTATTGTAGAAAATCTACTTGGTAATATTATTGTTGCAAAAGATTTAAAAGGTGCAAATGAAATGGCATCTCGCTTGCAATACAAATACCGATTTGTCACGTTAGATGGAGATGTAGTGAATGCAGGTGGTTCTTTAACGGGTGGTTCTGTTAAGCAGCAATCTTCATTATTTACACGTAAAGTAGAATTGGAACAACTAAATGATAAATTAATAGAATTAGAAAAATCTGTATTACAAGCAGAAAAATCCGTTTCTGCAAAAAAACAAGAAGTACAGATGTTAAGAGTGGAGTTAGAAGAAACTCGACTTGCTGGGGAGAATTTAAGAGCTCAGGAACTTACACTACTTTCTGAAACGAGAGAATGTGCTGCGATTATTTCTAGGCTTACAAGCCAGTTACTTGAGTACGATGAAGAAAAGAATGAAAAAGTGAATCTACAATCTAACTTAGTTCGTAAAAAAGAAAAAACGACTTCAAGAGACGCAGAGATAAAAGAAGCGTTGGCTACTATTCAAGGGACGATTGACGACCTACAACATTTGAAATTGCAATCAATCGAAGAGAAAGACAAATTTCAAAATGAGCTAGGTATGTTATTATCTCAGATTGCAGTAGTAAATGAACAAGTCACACAGCAAGAAAGAGAAAAAACGCAATTTGTGAATTCGGTCCAATCGAGCACGCAAAAAATAGACACATTACAAAAAGAAATTGCATGGTATGAGAATGACGACCAAGCAGGTCCTTCAGCCGAAGAATTAACGAATCTAATTGCTCAGTATAAAATGACAAAAGACCGGTTAATAGAGCAAATACAAGGTGGAAAATTGGGCAGAATAGAACTTGTTCAAAATATTAGTCGCTCTGAAAGTTCTCTCAAACAATTTCAACAACAAGCAGGATTACTAACCAATGAAGAACGTTCTTTTGAAATTAAACTAAGTAAATTAGAAGTGGAGATAAATACTTTACAAAATCACTTAGAAGAAACGTATGAGTTGACTTTAGAGGAAGCGGAGCGTGATTTTTCTTTTGAAATGGAAGAACATCTTGCTCGTAAAAAAGTAACTTTATTAAAACGCTCGATTGAAGAACTTGGTCCGATTAATCTAGGAGCTATTCAAGAATTTGAACAAGTGAGTGAGCGCCATTCATTCCTAACCGAACAACGCGAAGATTTACTTTCTGCCCAAGAGACATTGCATGAAGTGATTAAAGAAATGGATGAAGAAATGATAATCCGCTTCGAAAGTACTTTTAATGACATTCAGAGGCA
The nucleotide sequence above comes from Psychrobacillus glaciei. Encoded proteins:
- the plsX gene encoding phosphate acyltransferase PlsX; the encoded protein is MKISIDAMGGDNAPHEIVKGVYKALEAFQDLHIQLYGDEEKLSTLVTAHNRLQVIHTDEVIEGTDEPVRAVRKKKNSSMVKMAEAVKNGKVDACVSAGNTGALMAAGLFVVGRIDQVDRPALAPTLPTLDGKGFVMLDLGANSDAKPEHLAQFAVMGSVYAEKVRGITNPRVGLLNIGTEDKKGNELTKEAFILLKDMPINFVGNVESRDLLTGVADVVVTDGFTGNMVLKSIEGTASGIFTLLKEAFNTSMKTKISALLVKDELRGLKTKLDYSEYGGAGLFGLKAPVIKAHGSSNANAIFHAIRQARTMVEYDVCGIIQSTLRKELSND
- the fabD gene encoding ACP S-malonyltransferase; its protein translation is MTKIAFIFPGQGSQSVGMGQQLIGNDQESKKYYEKADEVLGFSLSNIMLEGPAEELTKTYHAQPALLTTSTMIAKKLLDAGISPEYTAGHSLGEYSALVASNVLSFEDAVLLVHQRGLYMNEAVPAGEGAMAAILGLDKDTLVEVTKEVSEGGETVQVANLNCPGQIVISGTAVGVELASAKAKEAGAKRAIPLVVSGPFHSELMRPAAHKLNTAISAITLQDAKTPVISNVTALPVTEASNIQNLLVEQLYSPVRWEESVQKMIELGVTTFIECGPGKVLSGLVKKIDRSVTTYCVFDEESLQQVMTELGDVKHG
- the fabG gene encoding 3-oxoacyl-[acyl-carrier-protein] reductase, translating into MGKLDGKSAIVTGASRGIGKDIALYLAKEGAKVAVNYSGSKEKAEAVVEEIKSLGGEAFAVQANVDHAEDVQKLISETMENFGAIDILVNNAGITRDNLLMRMKEQEWDDVLNTNLKGVFLCTKAVTRQMMKQRHGRIINITSIVGVSGNPGQANYVAAKAGVIGLTKSTALELASRNITVNSVAPGFITTDMTDALSEEVKTQMLNQIPLAKFGNPEDIAKAVAFLASDDANYITGQTLHVNGGMYM
- the acpP gene encoding acyl carrier protein, yielding MSTVLERVKKVVVDRLGVDESEVKLEASFRDDLGADSLDVVELVMELEDEFDMEISDEDAENISTVGSAVSYIESKQG
- the rnc gene encoding ribonuclease III, whose translation is MKVNRKNIHSKKTVFPESVKEQFVQFQQHFEVQFDNPTLLYQAFTHSSYVNEHRRKFFTDNERLEFLGDAVLELSVSQYLFQQYTGMSEGELTKLRAAIVCEPSLVIFANELNFGKYVLLGKGEELTGGRERPALLADVFEAFIGALYLDQGLETVVVFLNKIVFPKIELGAFSHVMDYKSQLQEVIQQQNNGMISYEIVEEKGPAHNRTFVSRVMLNTRELGIGKGRSKKEAEQQAARLAILALKDHEREE
- the smc gene encoding chromosome segregation protein SMC yields the protein MFLKRLEIIGFKSFADRIGIDFVPGVTAVVGPNGSGKSNVTDAIRWVLGEQSAKSLRGAKMEDVIFAGSDSRKALNFAEVTIILDNTDHRVALDFAEISVTRRVFRSGDSEYLLNKQTCRLKDITDLFMDSGLGKEAFSIISQGRVDEILNSRPEDRRTIFEETAGVLKYKQRKKKAEFKLIETDDNLNRVLDILHELDSRMEPLQIQSSLASDYLKMSDELKGIEIAVISHDLNLFVRESAELHTKLQALEETKKALLLQINDIEASIQSDRKVMSNIDEKLDVGQSELVEASSELERLEGRKLLLAEKKQNASQQISQLRRALVEEQEKLEVLEFQLKENNVSKSEKQVLLKELRLKKLQIETVLSKSASELEEEIEELKSTYIDLLNEEATMKNEMKHMEQQLQFELISAEKMMEDYREIKEELEKLTNRKNELDLTLSSCQKELADKLLNFKTKREVAEQLERGFEEQQTMLQKAYQMKHQMQARKDSLEELESEFSGFFQGVKEVLIARDKKELNGIHGAVAELIQIPHTYMSAIDTAIGQQSQHIITDTSQDARVAIDWLKKKRVGRATFLPLQVMKSRKLNEQTLSVIKQHPSFVNTADKLVNYNDGYQIIVENLLGNIIVAKDLKGANEMASRLQYKYRFVTLDGDVVNAGGSLTGGSVKQQSSLFTRKVELEQLNDKLIELEKSVLQAEKSVSAKKQEVQMLRVELEETRLAGENLRAQELTLLSETRECAAIISRLTSQLLEYDEEKNEKVNLQSNLVRKKEKTTSRDAEIKEALATIQGTIDDLQHLKLQSIEEKDKFQNELGMLLSQIAVVNEQVTQQEREKTQFVNSVQSSTQKIDTLQKEIAWYENDDQAGPSAEELTNLIAQYKMTKDRLIEQIQGGKLGRIELVQNISRSESSLKQFQQQAGLLTNEERSFEIKLSKLEVEINTLQNHLEETYELTLEEAERDFSFEMEEHLARKKVTLLKRSIEELGPINLGAIQEFEQVSERHSFLTEQREDLLSAQETLHEVIKEMDEEMIIRFESTFNDIQRHFKVVFRELFGGGQADLILTDPSSLLDTGIDIIAQPPGKKLQNLTLLSGGERALTAIALLFAILHTRPVPFCILDEVEAALDEANVTRYSKYLKKFSHDTQFIVITHRKGTMEGADVLYGITMQESGISKLVSVKLEEELVT